The genomic segment CCAAAATGATATAGGAATCGAGCTTTGTACCTGGTCTCCGACCTTCCAACGAGAGACGTTCTTGCCAACAGATTCAATGGTTCCAGAACACTCAAGACCAAGGTAAGGGCTTGAGCCTGGTGGTGGATTATAAAGGCCAAGCCTTTGGAGAGTATCTGCACGATTCAAAGCAGTGGCGACAACTCTGATAAGAACCTCATCTTCCTTGACTTCTGGGTCTGCCACATCTCGGAGTTGTAGAACCTCCGGTTTACCTGGCTCCGAGATCACGATCGCCTTCATTCTCTTCTCTAGCTTCCGTATTCAaactttcctctttctcttcacTTCGACTCGAGCAAACAGATGAAAAGTGTTGACCAAAAAAGCCCCAACCTTTAACGGTTTTATTGGGTTTGTTCcatccaaattaaaattactttGGTTTGGTTAACCACCACAATTGGGATTGGTTTACCAATCAGCGTTCCAAGATGGTGGTGGCTCACAAGTACAAAAATTGTGTGGTTGGTTTGTAGAGAACCAAGTCTCAGCAATGACGTAAACAATGAAGCAAAGTCAATAACTACCATCTCAATCATATACATCAATCATACATACCATACCATACCATACCATAACATACCGACGTGTGTAGTTCGTAAAAGTTTccaatactttttgttttttttccttgtccaaacaaaaatccaacaaaaccgTGTGAGCGAATCAGAGAGTCACATCTCACATGTAAAACCAATGCCGACTTCTTTATGCAAATCGTAGCGACTCACGTGGTAAACGCGTCGGCTcgtcaatttttataaaaatctctCCCAAATTATCTTATCTCAGGACCCACGTTTGTGACTCCATTAATGGCGGTCTCTTGCTCCCTCATTTCTTCATGATCTACTCAGAGATCTGATTATACTCTTCAGAGACTCTCACTCTCTCATCTTCGTTTCTTCTGTGGTAGCTCTTCTCTGGTTagtccctctctctctctctctctctctctctctctctctctctctctctctgtggttAGCTAGCTCTTATGTTTAGCTTTGGTTCAGATATTAATGGAGATCGCATTGTTTCTTTGGCTTTGAATCATTCTATCGGAGTAAGAAAAAATCGTacttttaatttgggtttaggGGTTCCTTCGATTCTAGGTTTTTGACTTTTGCCTCAATAAATCTAAAGTTTCGAGCTTTTCAATCGGTTAGATACTGTTTTGATACGGCGATATATTGTTACTCCTCGTGTTCTAATTCGTATTTAGCTTTTGCGATCTCATGAAAGGATTGTTTTTTCCAACTCTACAAATAGCTTGATGTTAGATTTGAGATCAGGAGCTAATTGTTCTGAATATAATGCTGACACGTTTGTGAAGATTCAGATGTTATGGTTGATTAGAGTTCTTGCTGCTAAAGAGTTTGTGTGAAAAATTTGATGCAGGGTTGGGTTGCAAGGGAATAAAATGATGGACATAATGAATCTGAAACCTCCACAGATCACTTTTTATTGCTCGGCGTTTTCCGTCGTGCTCACACTTCATTTTACGATACAGCTTGTATCTCAGCATTTCTTCCACTGGAAGAACCCTAAGGAACAAAAGGCTATTCTCATCATTGTTCTTATGGCTCCTATCTACGCTGTTGTCTCCTTTATTGGTTTGTTAGAAGTCAAAGGAAGTGAaaccttcttcctctttcttgaaTCCATCAAAGAATGCTATGAAGCGCTAGTGAGTATTTGGCTTTAATTGCTTGTGTAAATCTTCAACATATATAGAGACAACACTTACCAAAGTCTCGATATTTTGCAGGTCATCGCCAAATTCTTGGCACTGATGTATAGCTATCTAAACATATCTATGAGCAAAAACATTGTGCCTGATGGAATCAAAGGAAGAGAGATTCACCATTCTTTCCCAATGACTCTTTTCCAGGTTTGTATCTATCTTCGCATGATTtgaactaatatatatttgcCTCATTACCCTTAAAGCCTTTGTCTCTATTGTTTTGACAGCCTCATGTAGTCCGTTTGGATCACCGCACTCTTAGACTTTTGAAATACTGGACATGGCAGTTTGTTGTCATCCGACCCTTGTGCTCCACTTTGATGATAGCTTTACAACTCATTGGGTTTTATCCTTCTTGGTTGAGCTGGTCATTCACTATCATTGTCAATTTCTCGGTTTCTCTGGCGTTGTATTCTCTCGTGATTTTCTACCATGTGTTTGCTAAGGAACTTGCTCCTCATAACCCACTAGCGAAATTCCTCTGCATCAAAGGAAttgtcttctttgtcttttggcAGGTAATGGTTGCATAATCTTACTCATCTTTGGATTCAAATCTTTTTAAGTAATGGAGACAAATATTCATTAGATCATTTGGATTCTGAAACTGCAGGGAATAGCATTAGACATTCTGGTGGCAATGGGGATCATCAAATCTCACCATTTTTGGTTGGAAGTGGAACAAATTCAGGAAGCTATTCAGAATGTGTTGGTATGTCTAGAGATGGTTGTATTCGCCGTGGTTCAAAAGCATGCTTATCACGCTGGTCCTTACAGCGGCGAGACCAAGAAGAAACTCGATAAAAAGACTGAATGATCGTGGAAATCAACTGGTTTTTATCAGCCATTTTAAAAAGCCAATTCTTGGTGATCTTTGTATGTTAATTGAGGGAAAAGAAGCAAAGTTTTTGCTTTAAAACTTTTGGTGATTGGGGAAGAAACAATAATGTTGACATTTAGATGATATGAAAagtaatgttaaaaaaaaagcacCAGACTAGTCTCCATTTTTGTTTGGAATCATCACTTATACAAAACGTACGggaaaaatctatatataatagcaatgtAAATGCCACTAAAAGTTATGTTTCTTCGAtcgtaactttttaaaaaaatttcaaataaatctgTATAAAAtgtaattgtatgttttacattGTTAAAATTGCAACTGTTTATTGTAgaattgtgtttattcgaatattcgtatttttttaaatctatatatatttgtatgtttgaactgttttcatttttttgccatgacacaaaataacataaaatttcaatctcaacattttttacaactttctaaactattctctagcattcatttttTCTAAGTAAAGAAATTCTTCcaatttttgatttaacaaaaaaaaaattataaaaatttaatgaaaatacctatagttttttttcgaagagttagatggattatatagtgaatttttggatttgacttttgaatatgataataaagatatattctatttaaaagcagtttatatggtTGCATACATCAGAATTTGGATGTTGTATTGACATTACTACAACGTCCAGATCTGAAAAGATATCCTCAAGCTATATGACTATcttgtatatttttcattacTGTTGGACGCTTTAATTGTGGTAAACGTGATACATTTTAAATAGTATCCATTTCCAGTTAAAATTTCAACTGTTAAAAGAAAAGCAATGATtccatataaatttattttgctgaaaaaaaaaagaagaaaagcaatGATTCTCATTCGTCACTTCAATATAAAAGGAAGACCTTTtcgttaaaatttttttttttgttttttaaaaatcattcattTGCGTCTGTTCATTGTAGCGTTGTGTCTTTTAtcattaaaaactataaaatatatttattctttaaaaaaattcatatggTTGCGTCTATTTACTGTAAAGTTGTGTCCTTTACAATAAAAGtctatataagaaaaacaatctgaataaatagcAGTAACAGTTGCGTTTTTTTGtcgtatatttttgttattaaacggttgtatatgttcattgtacagttatataaaagaaaatagatgGTTGTTTTTGTTCATTGTACAATTATGTCTTTTTATCATAtcttatttacaattttttgttccaatagttatgtttatctaaatgtttttgtcttttgaactatatatatgtttcttcttagataactaacaaatcaatgAATCATTATTCGatgacacaaatttttttgtttcatgctGAATCTAAATAAcatgaattttaatattcaatatccaaaattattctataatctaactaaagattttataaatgattatagtaataaaaaaaattcaactttaGTTATGTAATGTACAGTTgcgtttatttattataactttCGGTAAAACATGtgttttttaagatttaactatttcatcttttatttttagaaattttctattttattataattattagttgataaattttcacttatgaaatttattttatttttaaaattattttatcagaaattGCATTCACTTATTATAATCGTTTGTTTGATATTCTCACTTAGGATCACTTcgtcataatattttttatgagtaatataaatattaataactaTTAAGATGCTTATTactttttacaataatttttcatACAATATCTTATATACATACAAATTATAGGTAGAGTTGCCTCGATTCATTATaacttttcatttaatatttttttaactagagttgagtcttttcaccgatatttttttttattataagtttttattttgatggttgtgttttttaaactcatgGTTATAGatatttaacatttataaagttttagccctacttattattttctttttttgagataatttttcattttgttatttagcatatattttcaaataattttataatatataattttaaatttgaaatttaatttaacttgttttgaaatattttccGGCGACATCGTTtcctaattttaaaaaagtaaatcaaaGAAAGACCAAACATCAGCAGCAGACTTGATTAACacatttaaaggttttttttttaatccaaaagtGGAGAGTTCAATTGCCCCTTAAACAGAGACCTTTATTACATgcgaatttaaaaaaatatatattcaaaatcaaagaactaCTTAAGGCTAAAATAAAGTCAGCcgttattataattaaaaacataaaattgaaagaagaaacTAGCCGCACGCTGAGCTCAACCATCTACATCTTTGCACAATCCGTTGGCTTAAATGAGACCTTCTTAGAAACGGTGTCGTAACCAACAAGAAAGTTCATTTGCGACAAGTTCCCGTATATGGATAAGCTCGGGCTCGCGCGGAAGGCAAAGCAAACCAAATCCTGCGAGATTTGTACAAATATATTGGAGGAGTCTAGCTTCACATCTGCTCCATCAAAATGCATAGTAATGACTGGTACTTTCAGATCAGAGGTTGCGCTGTAACACAGACTTAAACCTTCCTGTGGATTCTTCTGCTTCTCAGCATCGATTGAGGACGCAACCGCATCCTCGAGCTCCTTGTAAAATTCGGTCGGTAACAACGTCATAGTTGTGCCGGAATCGATAATGATGTTTCCCTCGCCGCGTCCAGAGTCTNGCAACCGCATCCTCGAGCTCCTTGTAAAATTCGGTGGGTAACAACGTCAGAGTTGTGCCCGAATCGATAATGATGTTTCCCTCGCCGCTTCCAGAGTCTGAGACTGAGCCTTGGAATGGAATTTTCTTGCTTCCCACGCTAATGGCTTCTAGGGTTAGGTAATAGAAGGTCTCTGGAGACTTGGCGATCAAAGGAGTTGAAACAACTCCGGTTCCCGAGACGTCGGCATTGGTTCCGAAGTTGATCTTGCTCGTTTTATCAGTTTCAGAAGAGAAAGGGACCAAGCAGTATGAGAATTTACCGTTGATCGAGTCACCGAGTTGAGTAACGAGCGAAACCGCACCACCACCAAGTCCGATGATTCCAGAGCCCTTTTCGTTAAACGTTCCAGCGTTGTTGTGACCACAGCCGATGATTACATTCTTAAGCTGCACGGGGCGGTTATTGGTGGAGCCTAACGTTAAGGTGTCTGCGGCAAGGTTACCCTTTGTGTATGAATGATCCCCGTAAGACATGGAGTAAGAGCAAGTGCTGCCATCTGTGGAACAGGAGGCTTGATTTTCAAGAGCACTACACTGGCTTGAGGAGCAAGGAACGTCTTTGTATGTGGACGACGCGTTAGGGTCAAAGAGAGGATCGTCTTGAGTGTAACAATCATCACAAGGTTTGCACTGCGTCCAGAGGAGATCACTTCCGGTGTCAGCGATGGCCATGATCGGAAAAGGAGGTGTCCCAAGGGATACGTTCATGAGATATTCACCGCCATTTGAGGTGATCTCAATTTGTGGTGAGTTAAGTGATGCATCCTCAGTGAAATGAAAAACACGGTTAACAGATCGGTGGATAGCGTTTCTCAACCGCTGGGAAGGGGTTTCCGTCGGGTTATAGAAAGGCGATTTAGGAGAATCGCGATGGATCAGATCGGTGGTGAAGCTTAGTTTTGGTTTGGCGTTAGCGTTTGAGAGAAAAGGTGAGCAGAGTAAACAAAGAGACAAGAGAACTGAAGAGAATAGGGAGGCCATTTTCTTGATTGGTAGTTTCAGTGAATGGtgaggtttttactttttttttacttctgacAAAATAATGAGTTGATATTTATAAGGTTAATGAGATGGTCGTAATTATATAGTAATAAATAGTGAGATTCTTACGTTTTAAgtatgttatctttttttttttgacaattttgagTATGTTATCTTCAAATTGATTTATCATTTGTGTTTTACAGAATCTGACaaataataaacaacaaaaactgaagATTTTCTACatttattgaatatatattttcttcttcttcgaatccAGATTCTTTATTAAAGCATTCAGCGaatgtaattgaaaattttaatattatgatATTCCCTCTGTATCATAAAGGTTGATGTTCTAggatttttttagtatatttaatgcatttttattcttaaaatcaaataactaattaatgttttttacctttataataaataattaaatatagatATGCATTTGAATGACAAGTGTAAGAAAAGTATAAGTaaatgagtttaaaaaaaatataaaataaaagtaattaataataatacattattaattattttcttaatcctggtgaaaatcctaaaacatcatgtaTTTCTGAATTTCTGATACAGAAGGAGTATTTGATATTTCATGATCTCCTAATTTTTATGAATCATTCAGCTCGATATATGTACAAcgtatgattttaattttatgaaatttgatGCGTGTAAGTATAGATATCCATTTACTAGATGATAAAACGCGTTATCTTAAAAAGACAATTAATTTAGACagatttatgtttaatattctaaatttttaaaaaagatataaattctaattttttaaaatggatataaatttaaaactataagaaaaaTGAAGCTAAATCAGcatttgtaaataatttaaatatcagTATACATTATGAGAatacttataaaatataaaatatatcatattataattttattaacacGATTTTCATAATAGCACGTATTGTATTCGATGACAGATTATTTTGTggatttatataattattacatGCTATATGTTAAACGATAACACTTAATCTTTCTCTAATGGTTCGTGATTTGAAACATCCCACCAAATTTGCATgatcaataaataatatattttcatcaaaTCTCACATAAAATAATTTCCCTTAAATATTTACAGAATTACGATCCTAATTATAAAGATGTCTAACATGCAAACCCGTTCGTGCGCCGTGGAATCTCAccctagacaaaaaaaaacagctaaCTAAATAACTAACGGAACCAAACCGAATAACATTTGAATCGTATCCAAATCGAAGTTTATAATATAATCGAATGGTTAGTAAATTCTTCTATCCAAACTAACCAAAACGAAACCGATAATATCCAAAACCTAGAAGATACCCAAAAATAATAGATCTAATACCATTTTTTTGTGCAAGCAGATCTAATACCTAAAACTGTaattataaacacaaaaatattaattatctttcagattcaaaaggaaaaagaaaatactttaaataatcAACATATCCAAATGTTGTTAGATATATTTCTCAAATTGAATTATTCTTTTGCAAAATAGAATCAcattctagttttttttatagtatatatcttaatactattaaaagagaagtacaaaattaagaatgtcCAAAATCCTGGCTAATATTACAGCAATTGCCACTCAATTAAACATTAAGgatgattaattaaaattgaaaagggtaaattttaatattatgatactccctctgtatcataaaggttgatgttttaggattttttcttttatcacaaaagatgatttctttagtgtatttaatgcatttttattcttaaaatcaaataactaattaatgttttttacctttataataaataattaaatatagacATGCATTTGAATGACAAGTGTACGAAAAGTATGAGTAaatgagtttaaaaaaatataaataaaagtaattaatagTAATAcatcattaattattttcttaatcctggtgaaaatcctaaaacatcatgtattctgaatttctgatacagagggagtatttgaTATTTCATGATCTCCTAATTTTCATGAATCATTCAGCTCGATATATGTACAAcgtatgattttaattttatgaaatttaatgCATGTAAGTATAGATATCCATTTACTAGATAAAACACGTTATCTTAAAAAGACAATTAACTTAGACagatttatgtttaatattctaaatttttaaaatagatttaaattctaattttttaaaatggatataattttaaaactataagaaaaaTGAAGCTAAATCAGcatttgtaaataatttaaatatcagTATACATTATGAGAatacttataaaatataaaatatatcatgttatatttttattaacacGATTTTCATAATAGCACTTATTGTATTCGATGACAGTTTATTTGTGGGTTTATACAATTATTACATGCTACTATGTTAAACGATAACACTTAATCTTTCTCTAGTGGTTCGTGATTTGAAACATCCCACCAAATTTGCATgatcaataaataatatattttcatcataAAATAATTTCCCTTAAATATTTACAGAATTACGATCCTAATCATAAAGATGTCTAACATGCAAACCCGTTTGTGCGCCGTGGGccacaatcaaattaaaataaaaggattatTTTGCTAATAGTAAGACTCAAACCCATGCACTCATTCCAACTAACATAGACAAATGCCACTAGACTAAACAcattttttggaaaacaagaccgaaaattgtatataaaatacacaGCATAAAATAAGGCCACAAGCTCATGCTTTATGAGCTTGGCCTTTGGGCCGGCTCTGGCGCCGTGGAATCTCAgcctagacaaaaaaaacagcTAACTAAATAACTGACGGAACCAAACCGAATAACATTCGAACCATATCCAAATcgaagtttataaaataatcgaATGGTTAGTAAATTCTTCTATCCAaactaaccaaaacaaaaccgaTAATATCCAAAACCTAGAAGATACCCAAAAATAATAGATCTAATACCATTTTTTTGTGCAAGCAGATCTAATACCTAAAACTGTaattataaacacaaaaatattaattatcttttagattcaaaaggaaaaagaaaattttaaataatcaacatatccaaatgtttttagatatatttctcaaattaaattattcttTTGCAAAACAGAATcacattctaatttttttatagaatatatatatatatatatttgtatttttcagGTTAATTCggttaatttttgatatttgggGTAAAACcccgaaccaaaccgaattcgataaaattttgattagttacggttatatattcaaatatccaaaccgaaccaatccgAACCAAAATTACTAGGATAACCAA from the Camelina sativa cultivar DH55 chromosome 12, Cs, whole genome shotgun sequence genome contains:
- the LOC104731380 gene encoding transmembrane protein 184 homolog DDB_G0279555, with translation MMDIMNLKPPQITFYCSAFSVVLTLHFTIQLVSQHFFHWKNPKEQKAILIIVLMAPIYAVVSFIGLLEVKGSETFFLFLESIKECYEALVIAKFLALMYSYLNISMSKNIVPDGIKGREIHHSFPMTLFQPHVVRLDHRTLRLLKYWTWQFVVIRPLCSTLMIALQLIGFYPSWLSWSFTIIVNFSVSLALYSLVIFYHVFAKELAPHNPLAKFLCIKGIVFFVFWQGIALDILVAMGIIKSHHFWLEVEQIQEAIQNVLVCLEMVVFAVVQKHAYHAGPYSGETKKKLDKKTE
- the LOC104731382 gene encoding aspartic proteinase CDR1-like; protein product: MASLFSSVLLSLCLLCSPFLSNANAKPKLSFTTDLIHRDSPKSPFYNPTETPSQRLRNAIHRSVNRVFHFTEDASLNSPQIEITSNGGEYLMNVSLGTPPFPIMAIADTGSDLLWTQCKPCDDCYTQDDPLFDPNASSTYKDVPCSSSQCSALENQASCSTDGSTCSYSMSYGDHSYTKGNLAADTLTLGSTNNRPVQLKNVIIGCGHNNAGTFNEKGSGIIGLGGGAVSLVTQLGDSINGKFSYCLVPFSSETDKTSKINFGTNADVSGTGVVSTPLIAKSPETFYYLTLEAISVGSKKIPFQGSVSDSGSDSGRGEGNIIIDSGTTMTLLPTEFYKELEDAVASSIDAEKQKNPQEGLSLCYSATSDLKVPVITMHFDGADVKLDSSNIFVQISQDLVCFAFRASPSLSIYGNLSQMNFLVGYDTVSKKVSFKPTDCAKM